taAATACCTAAGGTATTTAGACACTTTTATTAACAGATGACGTAGGAATCAAGGAAGCAACATCTTCCTCAGCCTCCACATGCGTCAAAGTTGTAGCATGTTGATAAGTAACCCCACAAGAACATCTTTAGATGTCTCAGAATGTTAAATGTCTGAAATGATATTCTCATCTACAAGCAACACTTCGCATCCTTGATCATTATATTTATCACAcgtgtcttttttttttgtgtgagaAACGTTACACAATCTTTGAGAAACATAATCATCATTAATCTTGAAAATCCAATATCTTTAGTGTCAATCAAACTCATTTGGTACCGTACCTCACGGAATCAAACTCATTTGATATCATACCTCACCAAAGGAGTTGTATCTTTCAATAGTCGAGCCTCATGGCTAGGTTCTATCATTTGGTTGGCATCGTTGTCAAGCTTTGCCCGAGTTTCTTCAGTACTCGTATCTTGGAACGGTAGTTATTCTCTGGCCTCTTATGTTTGAATACTTGTTAAATTATTCGGTTTAGTGCTTTAAGTTGTCGATTCTAGTCTGACATTTGCTTGTTAGAAACACAAATGGAAGATATAAAGCATATTTATTTGAGAAATTTAATAGATATTGCAGTTGAATTCATCTTATTGAAAAGGAGATGTAGTTATATTAGCAATCccctaattattttaacttgatCTGGTACATTCATATATAATCATGAATTACTTTCAAAGACCAGCAAACACATCAACTGCATTATGGTTGCGAGTTGAAACAAAGTGACCGATAAACTCTCCATAATTAAATGGACCATAACGAAGAGGATGAATTTTGTCATCAACCAAACCACGAGGCACCTCaatcttcatctcttcttttgGTGCCACAAAAACTCCAAAAGTgtatctctctttctctccacTCATCATCACTCTATGTGTCGCTGCATGAAGCCTTCCATTGCTCCATGCCTATTCATTAAcaacaatttcaattcattataatgtaaaaattaagtAGGCAATGGCTAAAATTTTCTACATACCATTAATGTATCACCAACAATAACCACAAAGCAATTATGGGGTATCACTATGTCAACCCATGTGCCTGTTTTGGATAGCACCTGTAAACCCTGAACTTCATTTTCGCACAAAATGGTTAAGGTGTTTTTATCAGTGTGACCATAGAACCCATCCTCGTTTGCAGTATTGTTTTTGTCGGTATTGTACATGTTCAATCGTACGTGGCTACGACTCTTCATGTTTTCAACATCTGAAATGTGATGCTGGGAAAGGCCATAACCCTCCACAATCATTTTCAATATCACCCAGGTTACTTCTGACATCTTTAAACTCATACCCTTCAGTGTCTCACTGCATAAAAAACACGCGTTTAGTGAAATTcaatctataattttaaaaagactaaataaacAGAAGTGATGCATTGAATTGAATGTAAGAATGAATACCAAAAATGTGAGTTTCCTTGAAGCCACATGAGGTTGGTTAAGGTGTCCACAGATGTTGACAGAAGAACATCATCGAGTCCAAAGCTTTCATGGTGAGTGTCCATGTAGTTATACAAGCTGAAGCTACTGAAAGGCTTTGGACTGATGTATTGTTGCTTTGTTTTCTTAGGCAAATGAAACAATGCTTTCATATTCTTAAACAGCTCTTCGCGTGCACCTTTGGAATTGATCTCATCACACCTCAAGAGGAAACAACCATCACTCTCACATGCTTCTTTCACTGTCACGCTCATCTCTTTCCACTCCTCACTTCCTTCCTGTACTATCATTCCATCCTTCCAAAAATCAAAACATGAAATCGTcatattctctatttttttctctagaTGTGATTTCTTCTTCTACAACTTCCTCTTATACAATTTTGCAAGTTCTTCTAGCTATATATATACATAGCTACCATGGATACTAATTTGTAAACATATCATAAGGGCAGATATTTTAACCATGTTTTAATTAGGATGAAAAAATACTTCATACCTACAAATATGTTACACCTGGGTTCAAttcaatatacatataaattgtgtttttttaaaaaagaaaagaaaaactgacaatatataaaatcatgaaaaaaatcaaagataccaaaattttcaattaaaattgaaaggaatgacaaaattgaaattcaacCCATTTATCTACACTTACATGTGCATCACAGCTaaccaaaaatatcaaatatgcaatagccaaaataaaaactaaaaatttaatccaaaatactaaaattaatgaGAAACTTAAATCTTAATTAAGACTAAcattgataagaaaaaaaaaaatatcttaagtATACGTGTGTAAGCGGTAAAGTAAACACGTGTTGTATATAATTGTTGACAaagacttttaattttattatggttGTTAATAGAATGTATTGGAGATCTAACATTTCTTTGGAAAATTCACTTAGGTAAAGTCAAATATATGTATCACTCATAAGTTTGATTTTGCCAGATTCTTCATCTTCAcactaaaatatactttttcctataaaattatctcattgaaaacaatttttttacaacgttTATATGATAATGTGTGattgattcattttaaatatttggaccaataaaataattaattatctatggtcaaaaaattattaaaaaaattattaacataatcCTATCTTTAAATTTCTTCCTAACCCTTTGGTTGAGGTCTTCATCCCTTTCAACGAGACGTTGTGCCGCATCTTCCACAAATGTAATATTGAAAGGAGTGCACTTAGTTTTCTTATGAAATTAACCCATGTTTTCTGTTGCTCTGCAGTAAAGCATCATAAATATGTTTCCAATGTCTTNTTTAGCACATTGATAACATCAAGAGTGTTTATCTGTCCTTACTTCCATATGCTCTAGTTTACCTTCCTTCAATTCTTTTGGAGCTCATCAACATGAGCTCAAGAACTTCATCAAAACCTGTCATTAAATCActttcttgatatttttttcatctacaATGaacaaataatgataatttacaTCTGTCAGGTTGTCACAAATTAGATTtaaatcactacaaaaattcTTAGAAATATcgatagaattttataaatgaaaataaatctattaataatttaaattattaatgaattttatcaatagatttaaaattttaattaccaacgactttattatttatagaaaaatttatcaataatacacattttatttattgatgaattttttcatttgcaaaattcaatgataaataaaatatgtattttcgaaaaaacttttaattgttGCTTACAGAtcttaaaaattttcaataaatttgtcaataaaacgAACAACAAATTTTTCACCCAAATAGAATAATAGTTGTGTAAGTGGTAAAAATGGAGCGTAGAAATGTAGATGCCTCCTTCTTTGATCTTCTTCTTTAGAGCAAGGtgatttcttcttttccaaCGTTTGTGACCACCACATACCATTGCAATGCACGAGCACATCTAACTCGTCGAAGGCAAAAATATCACCAATGTTGGTAGCGTTGGGTTTTTCCTTTCTCACGTGAGGGTTTAACCCCTCTCCTTCTCCACTATTGTCATACCAAGGCAGTCACTGCTAGACTGTTCACCACCGTCATAACTCATTGCCACACCTCCTAGTTGGTCACAGNCAttgcaaatttttctttttccgtGCGTTTATGCAGTGGTTTGTTGTATGTGTATTGAGTGTGTTGTAATTAGAAGAAAgtgataatgatgatgaaaagtgaagaatgtgatttggtttTATTGGGCATTTATGCTGATTAAGATCGTGGGTGTTGGGTTGATGGAAAAATCAAGATGAAATTGGAAAagtaaaggaagaagaggaagaaNggaggaagaagaagaagaacaagattGTTGTGTTTATCATATCCTCTATCATATCCTACTTTTTTAAGAAGATTTGTCCTTTTAACGCTTGACGAAGAACTCTCATATCTTACACAAAGAGTGAACAAATAATGTGAAAAACGTTATGAGATCTAAATCTTgactcaaaatataaaaaaaaaaaaaatacaaaaacctAGACAAAACTCCAAagaatttgaggacaaatcctctCTAAGAAGGTTAGTATGGCCAATATTGTTGCATTGGTATTTTACATGTTCAATCTTATCTGGCTACAACTCTTCATGTTTTCAACATCTGAAATGTAATGTTAGGGAAGGCCATAACCACCCACAATCATTTTCAAGACTAGTAAGCTTATTTATGTCATCTTTAAGCTTATACCCTTCAATATCTCATTGCATGGAAtgaaaattatacattaaacaaGATGATTTTATGTGTATTAAAGAGTAACAGAACAACAACAAGGTCTAAAGTTATGCTCTAGTTTACCTTCCTTCAATTCTTTTGGAGCTCATCAACTTGAGCTCAAGAACTTCATCAAAACCTATCATTAAATCActttcttgatatttttttcatctacaatgaataaataatgataatttacaTCTGTCAGGTTGTCACAAGTTAGATTTAAATCACTAcacaaattcttaaaaatagaattttataaattaaaataaatctattaataaatttaaattattgaccaattttatcaatgaatttaaaattttaattataaacgaTTTTACTTTatagaaaaattcatcaataatacatattgatgatttttttcatttgtaaaatc
This DNA window, taken from Vigna radiata var. radiata cultivar VC1973A chromosome 5, Vradiata_ver6, whole genome shotgun sequence, encodes the following:
- the LOC106761723 gene encoding probable 2-oxoglutarate-dependent dioxygenase AOP1; amino-acid sequence: MTISCFDFWKDGMIVQEGSEEWKEMSVTVKEACESDGCFLLRCDEINSKGAREELFKNMKALFHLPKKTKQQYISPKPFSSFSLYNYMDTHHESFGLDDVLLSTSVDTLTNLMWLQGNSHFCETLKGMSLKMSEVTWVILKMIVEGYGLSQHHISDVENMKSRSHVRLNMYNTDKNNTANEDGFYGHTDKNTLTILCENEVQGLQVLSKTGTWVDIVIPHNCFVVIVGDTLMAWSNGRLHAATHRVMMSGEKERYTFGVFVAPKEEMKIEVPRGLVDDKIHPLRYGPFNYGEFIGHFVSTRNHNAVDVFAGL